In Crinalium epipsammum PCC 9333, the genomic window CTCTAAACTCTTTCTTCTTTTCATAGTACCATATTAGAGACGAGTTTTAGCACTTCAACTTGACACATTAAATTTAAAGTGCCAAAATGGAACATAGGAGGGTAAACAAAACCTAGATAGCCATGCCAAGGAAAAGTTGGCTACCGACAGTTTTTTAAATTGTCCTCATCTCTTAGTTTCTCAGAGTCGAAAAAATAGGTGCATAAGTCGTCGCGACCGCAGCACCCTTTGACAAAAACATCTACTCCTAACGAAACAAACAACTAACCGGATCGCCAATCTGGAATCAACTCCAGAAGCACATTTGTACTACTAGGAGATACCTATAGCCAATTAACTCTCATCTGTTTTCTAAGCTTCTTCCAATTAGCGATCGCATTTTTGCCGTGTGCGATCGCACTTCCTAAAAATTATCTGTTGATAGCGCGTAAGTCGTAGCGTCGTAGCCTACCAGATAACTAATCGCTGACCACTAATAACCAAAATGCGATCGCCTATGAAAAACCTAATTCTCGTCGCACTGTTAATGCTTTTTATCCCTCACAGAGGAACCGGAAGAAAAAATGTCCCTATATATGGAGGAAACATTGCCACACACAGATCTGATTTACAAAAACCATTACATCTGGGTAAAGCCCAACCCTGACGGAGCCGGATTCATACCTTACTGGCAGGAGGTAGAAGAAAATCTTGGCTGTCGCAGTAGAACTATTGAACCGTTTTTGTCAGAAGAACCTGCGCTTCGTGCCGCTAAAGCTCGTATAAATTCCAGCATAAAAGCCCGTCAGAAACTCCAGCAAACTACCGCTAAAAGGACAGCACGAACAATCAAAGAAGGACTATTTACCAAGAATCAAAGAAACAGGAAAACATTTAACTACAACCATCTGAAAACATTATGAAAATCACAACCATTGGTTATGGCACAACCCGAAATATCGGCAATTATGAAAACTGCAAAGTTTATCTAGAAGCTGAAGTTAACGAAGGTGAGAATGTTGATGAAGTTCTTTCGGCATTACGGCATCAAGCAGACGCATACGCCCATCAACATAAAGAAGTCCAAAGATTAGAAACCAAAAAGAATCGGCTGTCTGACGATATTGAGACATATATGCGGAAGATTCGTAGTGCGAATACAGCCTTCAAAAGACTACGCCAACAATGGGAAAAGACTACCGCGTTTTTAGAACATCACGGAATAAAGATTGTAGACGAGTTCCCTCACAATCCCTCTTTGTACCTTATGACCGAAAAACTACTAGGAGAAACCGACACAGAGAATACAGAAAAGGGAGGAGAAGTCTTAGACGACATCCCTTTTAATGACGAACCTGACAACGAGTCAGACGAACCAGACATAGACCCAGAAAGGTTAGCCGCCTACGAAGATATGCTCCTACACGGTAGACAGTAAATAGCAGAGCAATCTAACCCAATACTAGATTGCTCTTAACTCAGGAGGGAAAATGAAACTTAAAACAGATGATTTTCAGATTGTAATTAAAGATTTTATAGGCGGTCAAGTCAGCGACATTCTCAAAAGCTTTTTAAGTTCTTGTCATTTTGGGGTATACACCAACGAAGAAACAAAAGATAAATGCTGGTGTATTTTAGCACCATCATTTGAGGTAGCAGAAGCCTTGGACAGCTTAACTAGCTGGAGAGGCTACACACTACTTGCAAAGCTTAAAATTAGCAAAATTTGTATCTATTACAACAGTGGTACAGAATTTCCTGAACTATCAGGAGTATGGGAGGTGCATGATGTTTGCATATAAGAATTTATCAGAGAAAGAATTAAATTTCGTCGCAGCAAATAGGCTACTACCTCCCCAAAATGTCGAGATAGAGGAAGGCATACTAGGGGGAATACTACTCGATCCAGAAGCCATAGATCGAGTGACTGATATTCTCGTACCAGAAGCTTTTTATGTCCCAGCACATCAACACATTTATAAGGCAGCGCTAGAGCTTAACAACCAAGGCAAACCCAAAGATTTAATAAACGTTAGTGCATGGTTGAAAGAAGCAGGATTACTAGAAACAGTTGGTGGATTAAATAAATTAGTCCAACTAGTAGAACGCACTGTTAGCGCCGTCAACGTTGACGCTCTAGCAGTGAAAGTTATTGAACATTACGTTCAGCGAAATTTAATCCACTTAGGCAACAGGATTCAAAGTTTAGGATATGAAAGCAATGCCCCACTAACGGATGTACTCGCTCAGGTAGAGGAAGAAACATTAAGGCTAACCTCTCTGAGAGATAAGGCAAATATTTCTTATCAAAAAGCACAGTCTCAAATTGAACTGGAAATATTAACCAGAGATATTGAACGAGTAGAAAAACTTGAAAGTCCATTTATGAAAAAACTTGAGACTAAAAATCTCATGAAAAAATGGGGCTTAAAGTCAGAAAAGGAATTTTTGGATTTGCACGCTCGATGGCTGGAAGCCTCCAATAAAAAGCGGTCATACTCTCTTGATGAGTACTTGCAGATGCACGGCGGTAAATCTGTAAATTGGTTATTAGATGGCTGGATACCTGAAAAATCAATAACTGTAATCCATAGCTTAGGCGGCACTGGTAAAACAACTTTAATCAATACCCTAGCCAAATCATTAATCACTGGAACCGATTGGAGTAAGTACGAAGTCAGCCGACCCGTCAAAATTTTATGGGTGCAAACAGATCAAGGACCGACTGTCACAAATTTATTGTTAGACCGTCAAGGATTTTTCGCGTTATCGTCTACCGAGAAAGATCGTCAACGAATTTTAGATGATTGGTACGTTGAAGAATATGCAGTCCTGGAGCGAGAGTTGGATGAACATCAATATGATCTGGTCATCATTGACAGCTTGACATCTGTATCCAGTAATTTAATTTTTAGAGAAAACGATCAGGAGTTTGCTAGACCACTAGCCAGATTACGACATATTGCCAACAAGAAAAACTGCGCCTTCCTCATCCTGCACCATTCTGGCAAGGGAGGTGACATGAGGGGAACTACAGCTATTTACAACGCAGCCGATCAAGTTTGGAAGATGGAGCGCGTTCTCTCCTCTGATAAAACGGCGGCAAACCTCACTATTGAAAAATCACGCTTCAGAGAAGACAAGAAAATTTATCGCTTGAATTTTGATACAGAAGATAGCGTCTGGATTGCGGAGGGTCAAGTTGTTGGTAGTGGAGAGTCAGAAACCATTGAGGAAACCGTCAGTCCAGCATTGAAATCAATATTACAATTCCTGAAAACTCACCAGGGCGTAGGTTTTGAGAGGGAAGAATTATCGCACCGTTTAAGTATCAACGACAATTCCTGTAAGCGGCTTTTAGGTGATGGAGTAAGGCAAGGTTTGATTAACTCCTTCAAGGGAGCGCGGCAACGTGCCGTTTACTATTTAGGGCAGCTTAACCTTGATCAGCCGGATCAGCCAGATCAGAGCGGATCAGAATTTTCTGATCCGCTCGAAACCGTTGATATACAAGCGGTAGAACCCTGTTACGAAGCACCGGATCAGCCGGATCAGCAAAATACGATCAATGTATCAGATCAACCTCAAAAAACCTCTGATCCGTCTGATCCGTCTGATCCGTCTGATCCGCCTGATCCGCCTGATCCAGAAGATGAGGAGACACCAGCACTCAAAAAAGGTGATCGCGTAATTGACCTACACAGTAAAAAACTAGGATTCGTAAAAAATGTTGAGAGACGGCATCACAAGGGAACATTCAAGAAAGATGCTGATTACATAACAACTAAAGTTGCAGTGGACTATGGCAACTACACAGACCTAACCGACGCGGATCTTCTCAGATTAGCTGCACCATATCTATATAAATATCTAAAACCAGGAAAAACCCTTCAGGCTTTGAAGCACGAAGACCACAAAGGATTTATCCGTAAAAAAGGGAGTGTTGTAGGAACTATTAGAAACTTGGCTGAAAAAAATGGGAAGTATTACGCGACTGTCGAAACAGATAATGGGCTTGAGCAGTACAACCTGGAAGCTGTGGAGGTGCTGGACTAGGGAGTGCGATTGCCGGTTCGTAGAGATATGGCGATTGCTATCAGCTACTCTATCTATTACTTACTTTCCTTTCTAGATGTACGAAATCAACTTAGCTATAAAGGACTAAATTAAATATTTATCAAACTCCCATACAATGCCCACTCTCCTATAGTAAAACCATCATAGCCCCCCGCAGTCCCTCCAAACTGATGCAGCCGAAAGTATCGGTAATAAGTATCAGTTGTTATAGAATAAGATGCCCAATCGCCTTTGGTGTTTAAGGTTGCATCATTGGTGTGTGTTCTCAGTACATCCCAATTAACATTGTTGTTAGACCCTTCTATCTTCCAATTTCTAGGTTGTTGGTTCGCCCAGCCTAGTTGAATAGAGTAATAATTAAGCTTCAACTTTACGGTTTTTAGATCAGCATTTATAAATGTAGGAAACCCTTGGTTGTAGCCTATTAAAATATCCTGAGAAGTAGATCTGTCTACCAAGTTGGCGACAGAAGTATTTTGTAAGTAAAAAGCCTTTGCTGTAGACAGTGTAACTTTTCCTGAGTCATGGGGATTATCCCAA contains:
- a CDS encoding AAA family ATPase, with the translated sequence MFAYKNLSEKELNFVAANRLLPPQNVEIEEGILGGILLDPEAIDRVTDILVPEAFYVPAHQHIYKAALELNNQGKPKDLINVSAWLKEAGLLETVGGLNKLVQLVERTVSAVNVDALAVKVIEHYVQRNLIHLGNRIQSLGYESNAPLTDVLAQVEEETLRLTSLRDKANISYQKAQSQIELEILTRDIERVEKLESPFMKKLETKNLMKKWGLKSEKEFLDLHARWLEASNKKRSYSLDEYLQMHGGKSVNWLLDGWIPEKSITVIHSLGGTGKTTLINTLAKSLITGTDWSKYEVSRPVKILWVQTDQGPTVTNLLLDRQGFFALSSTEKDRQRILDDWYVEEYAVLERELDEHQYDLVIIDSLTSVSSNLIFRENDQEFARPLARLRHIANKKNCAFLILHHSGKGGDMRGTTAIYNAADQVWKMERVLSSDKTAANLTIEKSRFREDKKIYRLNFDTEDSVWIAEGQVVGSGESETIEETVSPALKSILQFLKTHQGVGFEREELSHRLSINDNSCKRLLGDGVRQGLINSFKGARQRAVYYLGQLNLDQPDQPDQSGSEFSDPLETVDIQAVEPCYEAPDQPDQQNTINVSDQPQKTSDPSDPSDPSDPPDPPDPEDEETPALKKGDRVIDLHSKKLGFVKNVERRHHKGTFKKDADYITTKVAVDYGNYTDLTDADLLRLAAPYLYKYLKPGKTLQALKHEDHKGFIRKKGSVVGTIRNLAEKNGKYYATVETDNGLEQYNLEAVEVLD